CATTGAAGAACAGTTTCATCCGGCAGTCGTATGTTAGTGATAATAAACCAAAGCTATCTGAGGTACTGCTCGAAGTTAATGAAGAGCACCGGCAAATTTTAAGTGCTTTTCGAGCCAAAGATAAGAACCAACTGGAAGCCTTGCTCAAACACCACTGGCGGATTATCGACAACGATATGTTGTAGTACGTTCTGTCAAAACAAACTAAAGGCAACCCACACGATTGTGTGAGTTGTCTTTTTCCTATTTTTCCTTTTTGACCTCCAACGGTGCCCTAGCCGCAAAAACAGCATATCCCAACTTTTTGCCGTATTTCGCGAGCAAACGATCATTGGTTTGACTCATTCGCTGCATACGTTCATCCTCAAACCAATTCATATCGATCTCGCGATGCGGATCATGATCAACGCCCCACTTTCCCATGGATCGCGAATGTTCTTTGACATCTACCTTGGTGAAACCACACTGTTTGAGGCGTTTTCTCCATGCTGTGGCCGTTACCAGGGTTCGTATACCGTAAAATTGCTTTAACCTGCGACACATCAATTCGGTCTTCTGGCCTGATAGAACCATCTCCCGATCCACCAAAAGTCCACCGGGCTTCAACACCCTTCTATACTGAGCAAGTGCACTCCGCCATGGAGTGAAGATCGTGACCGACTCCACGAATACCACATCAAAATGATTTTCCGGAAAAGGTAACGATGCTACATCAGCCTGAACAAATCGAACATCCACCCGCTCTCGTCTCGCTCTCCGAACTGCCTTATCCAGCATATTGCGATGAAGATCAATCGCCGTTACTTGATATCCATTTTTAGCTAGATAACATGCAGTCCTCCCAGTGCCGCACCCTATCTCAAGAATATGACTACCCACAGGCAGAGATAAGTTATCCAGCAACTTCAGTGTTGCCAAAAATCCTCCAGGATGGGCACTTCCCTCCCCTAACCGAGCCAGCATGTCATGATAATCCACGCGACATCCCCTCCTCACTCCTCCCAGTGTATGGAGCAGATTCAAAAACGGCTCCTCCCTATTCGATTTTCCGGGTACTCGTCCATACCAATTGCTCTTCTTTTTACTATGATATACAAACCGTTGAATTCAAGCGGCAACCGCATCTAATGAGGAGGATTTTGCATGTACAGAATTAATCCGGTATGTGAAGAAACGGTTTCTCCGCACGTTGGACGTTCCGTTTGTCTCGTTATGAACGACGGTAAGCATATGTATGGTACGCTTAGTCAATGTCGTGATGGCAAAGTTTATTTGAACGGATGTTTCGAGGGACCACGGTTGTGT
The nucleotide sequence above comes from Paenibacillus sp. W2I17. Encoded proteins:
- a CDS encoding class I SAM-dependent methyltransferase, which gives rise to MDYHDMLARLGEGSAHPGGFLATLKLLDNLSLPVGSHILEIGCGTGRTACYLAKNGYQVTAIDLHRNMLDKAVRRARRERVDVRFVQADVASLPFPENHFDVVFVESVTIFTPWRSALAQYRRVLKPGGLLVDREMVLSGQKTELMCRRLKQFYGIRTLVTATAWRKRLKQCGFTKVDVKEHSRSMGKWGVDHDPHREIDMNWFEDERMQRMSQTNDRLLAKYGKKLGYAVFAARAPLEVKKEK